The genomic DNA CAAATGGGTTAAGGGTTGAACGAAGGGTGGAAGAGGAAGGATTGGATGTATACGAACACGGTGAAACCGCTTATAATATGTAAGCATTTGTTCATGTCTGTGCATAAAGGATATCCCGAAATAAGGCAAGTGAATGGTGTTTTCGGGGTGTCCTTTAATTATTATCCTGTCAAAACCATGTTTGCACCTAACCCGAATTATTCTTGAATAATGCAGGCTAAAGCTGCGGTAAGAATAATTCGGGTTAGATACAACCAATTTTTAAGCTATTTGAGAGGGAAGTTTTCTTCAATATATTCTTCCAGCTTTCCCAGCCCTTCCGGCATATTTTGCCTGGCAAAGCCAATGCGGAAATGATTGCCACTGAAATCGTATACCTGCGGGGGTAATAACAAGGCTCCTTTCTTTTCCAGCAGATCTTTACAGAAATCATTGGCATCCGTTTTACCTTTTAATCTGGGAAAAGCTATAGGGCCTGCTGTTGGCATATACCAGTCAAAATAGGTGTCATATTTGTTGAAAAAACGTTCCAACAGTTTAAGATTGTAGCGAATGATCTCCTGATTCCTCCTGAGTATCTGTTCCCGTGCTTTCAGTCCCATAAGAGCAAGAATTTCGCTGACTGGACTATTGCAAATGGTAGTATAATCCCGGAATAATAAAAACTCATTCATCCAGTCCTGATTTTTTGTGATCAGCCAACCGATCCGTAAACCTGGGAGGGCAAAGGTTTTTGACATGCCAAAAAGGGTAACGGATTGGTCATATAGATCGGCTACGGAAGGTAAACGATCTTCATCCTCGTATTCCAGGTATTGATACATTTCATCTGAAAATAAGATGGTGTCATTTTGTTTGGCGAGATCAACAATTTCTTGCTGAATTTCTTTTGAGATGGAAGAACCGGTGGGATTGTTCGGGAAATTGATGACAAGCATTTTGGTTTTATTACTGAAGAGTTTTTTAAGATCCTCGGTTTCAAAATGCCATCCGTTGCTGAATCTGGGTTCCCAGAATTTAACCTCACAGCCTGTTGAGCGTGCCACTTCATAGAGCGATTGATATCCCGGATAGGGAGTGATGATCTCATCCCCTTTTTTCAGCAAGGTATTCATGGCAATGAATATACCTTCTTCCGGTGCCAGCACAAGGATTTCTTCGGGTTTGACCGACCGGTACAAACCGGCAATTTCT from Bacteroidales bacterium includes the following:
- a CDS encoding aminotransferase class I/II-fold pyridoxal phosphate-dependent enzyme; protein product: MKMWNMLALGYSDTQGLPELREEIAGLYRSVKPEEILVLAPEEGIFIAMNTLLKKGDEIITPYPGYQSLYEVARSTGCEVKFWEPRFSNGWHFETEDLKKLFSNKTKMLVINFPNNPTGSSISKEIQQEIVDLAKQNDTILFSDEMYQYLEYEDEDRLPSVADLYDQSVTLFGMSKTFALPGLRIGWLITKNQDWMNEFLLFRDYTTICNSPVSEILALMGLKAREQILRRNQEIIRYNLKLLERFFNKYDTYFDWYMPTAGPIAFPRLKGKTDANDFCKDLLEKKGALLLPPQVYDFSGNHFRIGFARQNMPEGLGKLEEYIEENFPLK